The following is a genomic window from Armatimonadota bacterium.
ATTCCCGGCTTTGAGGTCATGAAGGGCACGCCGGCCATCCACGCTGTTATCCGAGAGGGCAAGACGCACATGCTGTACAACCTCATCCTGGCGGGTGCCGAGGACTCCATGGTCTGTCTTGACCAGTACCTGGCTGACCTGGTGAAGAACGAGTACGTCAGCTTCGAGGCCGCCTTGGCAAAGTCGTCGTACCCGAATGAGTTCACGAAACGCTGCGGCGAATACGCGGTCATCCCCGAGGACGAGGACCTGCCATTGGTCGGGTACGCGGACGAGCCACCACAGGCGCCCGAGGGCGGCTATGTACATGGCCAGCCACAGACCGGGCAATAGCCCGCGGCAATCAGCCGTTCACCTTTTCGTCCGGAGGCAACGACAATGCCCGCGATGGACTTAGTCAAGCTGCTGGAATTCAGCGTTCGCCAGGAGGCGTCCGACCTTATTCTCAAGGCCGGACAGCCGCCGATCTTCCGCATACACGGCGACCTGGTTCGCATGAAAGTCGATCCCCTGTCCGCAGACGACGTGCGCGCCACCTGCTACCAGATCCTCGACGCCGAACAGATCAACATCTTCGAGGAATCCCTGGAACTCGACTTCGCGTACGAACTGAAGGAAGTCTCGCGATTCCGTGGCAACATGATGGTCCAGCGAGGTCGCGTCACCGGCATCTACCGGACGATCCCGACCACCATCCGCACCATGGAAGATCTGGGCTTGCCCGAGATCTGCAAGCGTCTGGCAGATCAGCCGCGCGGTCTCGTTCTGGTCACTGGGCCCACCGGTTCAGGAAAGACAACCACGCTTGCCGCGATGATCGACTACATCAACAGCCGCCAGCCAGTGCACATCCTCACCGTCGAAGACCCTATCGAATATGTACACCCGTGCAAGCGGGCACTGGTGAACCAGCGCGAAGTCCATGTGGACACTGAGAGCTTCGCCAGCGCGCTCAAGTACGCCCTGCGACAGGATCCTGATGTGATCCTCATCGGGGAGATGCGCGACCTGGAGACAATCCATCTTGCTATCACTGCGGCGGAAACGGGCCACCTTGTGTTCGGGACGCTGCACACCACCGACGCTGTCCAGACTGTGGACCGTATCATCGACGTCTTCCCTCCCTACCAGCAGCAGCAAGTGCGCATGCAGTTGTCGGTCAACCTGGTGGGTGTACTTTCCCAGGCGCTCGTGAAAACTCGGGATCTCAATGGCCGCGTCGCCGCGTTTGAGACCATGGAGGCGCTCCCCTCGATCCGCAACATGATCCGTGAGGGCAAGACGCACCAGATCGGTTCCGCGATTCAGACCGGTTCCCGCCGCGGGATGTATAGCCTCGACCAGTCCTTGGTGACCTTGGTCAAGAAGGGCATTGCGGACGAGGACAGTGCGCGGTCCAAGGCTGCTAACGTGGACGCATTCGACGAACTCATGGCGGAAGACACCGTCATTGAGGGCGCAACCACGCTCGAGGCTGGAAAGGGACCGCGAACCGCAACCGCGGACGCTCGCGAGAGAGTGACCAGGGCCGAGTTCCAGCGCCGTCTGCAGC
Proteins encoded in this region:
- a CDS encoding type IV pilus twitching motility protein PilT — translated: MDLVKLLEFSVRQEASDLILKAGQPPIFRIHGDLVRMKVDPLSADDVRATCYQILDAEQINIFEESLELDFAYELKEVSRFRGNMMVQRGRVTGIYRTIPTTIRTMEDLGLPEICKRLADQPRGLVLVTGPTGSGKTTTLAAMIDYINSRQPVHILTVEDPIEYVHPCKRALVNQREVHVDTESFASALKYALRQDPDVILIGEMRDLETIHLAITAAETGHLVFGTLHTTDAVQTVDRIIDVFPPYQQQQVRMQLSVNLVGVLSQALVKTRDLNGRVAAFETMEALPSIRNMIREGKTHQIGSAIQTGSRRGMYSLDQSLVTLVKKGIADEDSARSKAANVDAFDELMAEDTVIEGATTLEAGKGPRTATADARERVTRAEFQRRLQQRRGGGGGGQTT